A window from Gossypium raimondii isolate GPD5lz chromosome 7, ASM2569854v1, whole genome shotgun sequence encodes these proteins:
- the LOC105798643 gene encoding FT-interacting protein 3 — MNGTVATGKEKLVVEVIAAHNLMPKDGEGSSSPFVEVEFENQRHRTQVKRKDLNPIWNEKLVFHIKDVADLPYRAVEFNVFNERRSSNSRNFLGKVRVSGSSIAKEGEEGPQMYTLDKRSLFSHIRGEITLKLYVSTREEVKQVGIDNNGVMGTGSASVSTSGFSKKKKMQQQNPALVVQQQQLVQENKPRLQGQIHAKPLEPKPGELKPVVITTGPGPAVPVSSAGGGAGAGLSLFSTGSNEFSLKETSPHLGGGPLNKDKTSSTYDLVEQMQYLYVRVVKARDISFFGGGGEIMAEVKLGNYRGVTKRVSSNHADWDQVFAFSKDCIQSSMVEVVVKEGNKDDYLGRVWFDLNEVPRRVPPDSQLAPQWHRMEDKKGDKSKGEVMVSIWFGTQADEAFAEAWHSKAANVHFDGLCSIKSKVYLSPKLWYLRVSVIEAQDVLGEKGSTLLRYPELSAKVQVGNQVSRTRISGVSPNRSLSNPFWNEDFMFVVAEPFEDYLLVSVEDRVGPGRDEVVGRVLLPVMAVERRTDDKQVVSRWFNLDNHFGNPAETKLVTGFGSRIHLRVSLDGGYHVLDEATMYSSDVRPTAKQLWKAHIGVLEMGILGATGLMPVKVKEGKGGTTDAYCVAKYGQKWVRTRTVGDSLSPKWNEQYTWEVFDPCTVITIGVFDNCRTDKNIITNGVPRDSRIGKVRIRLSTLESDRVYTHSYPLLMLHPSGVKKMGELHLAVRFSCANMGNMLHMYTLPLLPKMHYVQPMSVNQLESLRYQAMNVVASRLSRAEPPLGREVVEYMLDHDSHMWSMRRSKANFFRLMSVISGLVAMNRWFESMRNWSKPVYSSLFVATFLILVALPELIIPATLLYMATMGLWRYRFRPRHPPHMDTRLSHAESVYPDELDEEFDSFPTSRSVDVVKMRYDRLRSVAGRVQTVVGDMATQGERFQALLSWRDPRATFLFVILCLFAAVGFYAVPLKVVVALWGTYALRPPRFRSKLPCRALSFFRRLPTKADSLL, encoded by the coding sequence ATGAACGGTACAGTGGCTACCGGCAAAGAGAAGCTGGTGGTGGAGGTGATAGCGGCTCATAACTTGATGCCCAAAGATGGGGAAGGGTCGTCTTCGCCGTTCGTGGAGGTGGAGTTCGAGAACCAAAGGCATAGGACTCAGGTTAAAAGGAAAGACTTGAACCCCATTTGGAACGAGAAGCTTGTGTTTCATATCAAAGATGTTGCTGATCTCCCTTACAGGGCTGTTGAATTTAATGTCTTTAATGAAAGGCGGTCGAGTAACAGCAGGAATTTTCTCGGGAAAGTGAGGGTTTCTGGTTCCAGTATTGCTAAAGAAGGTGAAGAAGGTCCTCAAATGTATACCCTTGATAAAAGAAGCTTGTTTTCTCATATAAGAGGGGAGATAACCCTCAAGCTTTACGTTTCAACGAGAGAGGAAGTTAAACAAGTGGGGATTGATAACAATGGGGTGATGGGTACCGGTTCGGCTTCGGTTTCCACCTCGGGGttttcaaagaagaagaaaatgcaGCAGCAAAACCCAGCCTTGGTGGTGCAACAACAGCAGCTGGTTCAAGAGAACAAGCCAAGACTGCAGGGTCAAATCCATGCAAAGCCTTTAGAGCCAAAACCAGGTGAGTTAAAGCCTGTTGTAATAACTACTGGTCCTGGCCCTGCAGTTCCTGTCTCCTCTGCCGGTGGTGGTGCCGGTGCTGGGTTGAGTCTTTTCTCAACTGGGTCTAATGAGTTCTCACTAAAGGAGACAAGCCCTCACCTTGGTGGTGGTCCTTTGAACAAGGACAAAACCAGTTCAACATATGACCTTGTGGAGCAAATGCAGTACCTTTACGTTAGAGTAGTGAAAGCTAGAGATATTTCGTTTTTCGGTGGTGGTGGTGAGATAATGGCTGAAGTCAAGCTAGGGAACTATAGAGGCGTGACCAAGAGGGTCAGTTCAAACCATGCAGATTGGGACCAAGTTTTCGCCTTTTCTAAAGACTGCATACAGTCTTCAATGGTGGAGGTTGTCGTAAAGGAAGGTAACAAAGATGATTACTTGGGCCGAGTTTGGTTTGATTTAAATGAGGTCCCCAGGAGGGTTCCTCCAGACAGTCAATTGGCACCACAATGGCACCGAATGGAAGACAAGAAAGGAGACAAGTCCAAAGGGGAAGTCATGGTTTCCATATGGTTTGGGACTCAGGCAGATGAGGCCTTTGCTGAGGCTTGGCACTCAAAGGCAGCCAATGTGCATTTTGATGGGCTTTGCTCTATTAAGTCCAAGGTTTATTTATCACCGAAACTTTGGTATTTGAGGGTATCAGTGATTGAAGCACAAGATGTTTTGGGTGAAAAAGGGTCTACTTTATTGAGGTACCCTGAGCTCTCAGCTAAAGTACAAGTGGGGAATCAAGTTTCAAGGACCAGAATTTCAGGAGTTAGTCCTAACAGAAGCTTATCAAATCCATTTTGGAATGAGGATTTCATGTTTGTAGTTGCAGAGCCATTTGAGGATTACTTGTTGGTGTCTGTTGAGGATCGAGTTGGCCCTGGAAGAGATGAGGTTGTAGGCAGAGTATTGCTTCCTGTGATGGCAGTCGAAAGAAGAACTGATGACAAACAAGTGGTCTCTAGGTGGTTTAATCTTGATAACCACTTCGGCAACCCTGCTGAGACTAAGCTTGTGACAGGATTCGGTTCAAGAATCCATCTTCGGGTCTCACTTGATGGGGGATACCATGTTCTTGATGAGGCCACAATGTATAGCAGTGATGTCAGGCCAACGGCAAAACAGCTCTGGAAGGCTCACATTGGTGTACTTGAAATGGGGATCTTGGGTGCTACAGGGCTTATGCCAGTGAAAGTCAAGGAAGGCAAAGGTGGCACCACTGATGCTTACTGCGTTGCCAAGTACGGTCAGAAATGGGTGAGAACCCGAACCGTGGGTGATAGCTTGTCCCCAAAATGGAATGAGCAATATACTTGGGAGGTTTTCGATCCTTGCACAGTTATCACCATTGGTGTGTTTGACAATTGCCGAACTGATAAAAACATCATCACTAATGGTGTTCCTCGAGACTCCCGGATAGGGAAGGTTAGAATCCGGCTATCAACGCTTGAGTCTGATCGAGTTTACACTCATTCATATCCACTCCTTATGCTGCATCCTTCTGGTGTCAAGAAAATGGGTGAGCTTCACTTAGCTGTGCGATTTTCATGCGCTAACATGGGAAACATGTTGCATATGTATACGTTGCCTTTGCTACCAAAGATGCATTATGTACAACCTATGAGTGTGAACCAGTTGGAGAGCCTAAGGTACCAAGCTATGAATGTGGTGGCATCCCGGCTTAGCAGGGCAGAACCGCCATTGGGGCGAGAGGTTGTCGAGTATATGCTCGATCACGACTCTCATATGTGGAGCATGAGAAGGAGCAAAGCTAACTTTTTCAGACTAATGAGTGTGATCTCTGGTCTGGTTGCCATGAACCGTTGGTTCGAGTCTATGCGAAACTGGAGCAAGCCAGTGTACTCATCCTTGTTTGTTGCAACTTTTCTGATATTAGTTGCATTACCCGAGCTCATAATCCCCGCAACCCTGCTCTACATGGCGACAATGGGACTATGGCGATACAGGTTCCGACCGCGTCATCCGCCCCACATGGACACCCGGCTGTCCCATGCGGAGAGTGTTTATCCAGACGAATTAGATGAGGAGTTTGATTCATTCCCAACAAGTCGAAGTGTGGATGTGGTTAAAATGAGGTATGATCGACTAAGGAGTGTGGCGGGAAGGGTTCAAACTGTGGTCGGAGACATGGCAACACAAGGTGAAAGGTTTCAAGCATTGCTAAGTTGGAGAGATCCAAGGGCCACATTCTTGTTTGTGATATTGTGCTTGTTTGCAGCCGTTGGATTTTATGCAGTGCCATTGAAGGTGGTCGTGGCATTGTGGGGTACCTATGCGTTGAGGCCCCCAAGATTCCGAAGCAAGTTGCCTTGTCGGGCATTGAGCTTCTTCAGGAGGTTGCCTACAAAAGCAGATAGTTTGCTGTAA